A single region of the Lotus japonicus ecotype B-129 chromosome 4, LjGifu_v1.2 genome encodes:
- the LOC130712617 gene encoding uncharacterized protein LOC130712617, with protein MRLKNEDNVHKPFRGKVVIRGGDFRQIIPVITRGSKQEVVEATVNSSSLWKHYKVMKLSNNMQITASETTDEAKEIKGILKIGNGDHPDFGAGEYDVQIPPDLLIPISHDPLMELIKYTYPDLPRKMKDHNSFKIEQYWPLH; from the coding sequence atgaggttgaaaaatgaagacaacgtACATAAACCTTTTAGAGGAAAAGTAGTAATACGtggaggtgattttagacaaataattcctgtaataactagaggaagcAAACAGGAGGTTGTGGAAGCTACTGTAAACTCTTCATCATTGTGGAAGCATTacaaagttatgaaattgtctAACAACATGCAGATAACCGCATCTGAGACGActgatgaagcaaaagaaatcaaagggattcttaaaattggaaatggtGATCATCCTGATTTCGGAGCTGGAGAGTATGATGTTCAAATCCCGCCAGATCTGCTCATCCCAATTAGTCATGACCCATTAATGGagttgattaaatatacatatcctGACCTTCCGCGCAAAATGAAAGACCacaattctttcaagatagagcaATATTGGCCCCTACACTAG